The sequence below is a genomic window from Rhodanobacteraceae bacterium.
ACGAATCCAGCCCCACCGCCGCCAGCGCAGCAACCGCGGCTGCGGCGCGCGCGCCGGGCACAGCCGGCGTACCCGCCAGCGCCAGCGCCTCGTCCAGCATCGCATCGACGCGCTGCATCGGGTCGAGGCTGCGATACGGATCCTGGAACACCATCTGCACCCGTGGGCGCCAGCGCCGCAGCGTGGCGCGATCGAGCGCATGCAACTCGCGGCCGAACCACTGCACGCCGCCGGCGCGCGGGCGCAGCAGGCCGAGCAAGCCGCGCGCGAGGGTCGACTTGCCGGATCCGGAGCCGCCGACCACGCCCAGGCGCTGCCCCGCCGCCAGCGCCAGCGTCGCATCCCGCAGCGCGGGCAGGACCGGCGCCTGCCAGGGCCAACGCGGCCCTTCGGCATGCGCCAGCGTCAGGTCGCTGGCAGCGATCAGCGCACCGCCCTCCGCCGACGCCGGTGCCTGGCGCGCCGCGCGCGACATCGCCGCAGGCAGGCCACCGGGCGCTGTGAGCGAGGCCCGGCCACGCTCCAAATGATGGATCCGCCCGCAGTATTCGGCCACCCGCGGCAAGTCGTGGCTGATCAGCAGCAGGCCCATGCCGCGCTGCGCAGCGAGCCCCGCGAGCAGGTCGCAGACGCGTCGCGCGAGCACCGGATCGAGCGCGCTGGTGGGTTCATCGGCGATCAGCAATTCGGGCTGCGGCAACAGGGTCAGCGCCAGCATCGCGCGCTGGCGCTGGCCGCCGGAGAGCTGGTGCGGAAACGCGCGCAGCCAGCGCGGATCGGCGTCCAGGCCGACCTCCGCCAGCGCCGCGTCAATCCGCAGGCGCAGGGCTGCGCCGGTCAACCCGGGCGCATGCACCCGCAGGCACTCGCGCAACTGGTCGCCGATGCGGCGCAGCGGGTGCAGGCTGCTGGCGGCGTCCTGGAACACATAGGCGACGCGACGGCCGCGCAATGCATCGGGCGAAGCCAGCCGCTCGCCGCGCCAGCGCAGTTCGCCGCCGCGCCATTGCGCACCCTGCGGCAGCAATCCGACCAGCGCGCGCGCAACCAGGCTCTTGCCCGCTCCGGAACCACCGACCAGCGCCACCGCCTCACCGGCAGCGATCGTCAGGTCGAGGCCGTCGATCACATGCGCAGAGTCGCCGGCGAAGCCGACCTGGAGCCCGCGAACCTCCAGCAGGGGCGTGCTCAAGCGCTGGCCCCGGTCAGGCGCGACAACCCGCTGCGCAGCGCATCGCCGGCAAGGCCGAATCCCAGCAGCACCAGCGCCAGCGCGACGGCCGGGATCCACAGCGTCCACGGCGCCCACTGCAAGTCCTGCACGCCCTCCGCCAACAGGGTGCCCAGGCTGCCCACGCGTTCGCTGGGACCAAGGCCGAGGAATGCGAGGAAGGACTCGACCAGGATCGCCTGCGGGACCACCGTGCCGAGCGCGGTCAGCGCCACCGGCAGCAGGTTGGGCAGCAGGTGGCGTCGCCACTGCTGCCAGCGCGAGGCGCCCTGCAACTGGCTCGCGAGCATGAATTCGGCGCCGCGCAGGCGGCGCGCCTCGATGCGCAGCACGCGTGCGGCGTCGAGGCTGCCGAAGCCACCCACCACCAGCACCAGCAGCCACATCGAAGGCTCGAACAGGGCGATCAGCAGGATCGCGATCAGCATCAGCGGCAGGCTCAGCAGCAGATCGTTGGCGCGCATCAGCACTTCGTCGATCCAGCCGCCAAAGTAGCCGGCGACACCCCCGACCAGCGCGCCGGCCGCCAGCGCCAGCAGCCCCGCGCCGACACCGATCCCGAGCGACACTCCAATCCCCGCGAAGGTCCGCGCCAGCATGTCGCGCCCGATTGCATCGGTGCCGAACCAGTGCCCGTGCGCCAGCCCGGGCGCCAGCAGGTCCTGGCCCCAGGCCGGCTGCCAGGTCGAATACGGCCACCACCACGGCGCCGAGACCGCCATCAGCGCGAGCAGCGCCAGCAGGCCGAGCGGCGCGAGCACGGCGGGCGCGGCGAGAACTTGCTGGGTGGGGGAACGCCGATCGGTCATGCGCAAAGGCGGGGCTGGGGGGCTGGGGACTGGGGGCTGGGGCGCGACATCGCGAGCGCGTCGCGACGGGAGGCTCAGGGAAGCACAATCCGGGCAACTGCCAGGTGGCGCGAGGCGCGGCAGCGCGCCCCAGCCCCCAGCCCCCAGTCCCGCCTTTGCCCCACTAGCGCTCAGGCACTCGCCGTCGGCGCATTCAGCACCTGGAACTCGATCTCGTCCAGGCGCACCGGTTCGCCGAGGAAATGGCCCTGGGCGAAGTCGGCGCCGCAGTCAGCCAGCCAGCTCAGGGTATGCGGGCTGTCGACGTGCTCGGCTATCACCTTGAGCTCGAGCGCGTGGGCCAGCGCGATCATCGAGCTGACCATCGTGCGATCGCGCGAGGACTCGGTGACATCGCTGACCAGGCTGCCTTCGATCTTCACGAAGTCCACCGGCAGGTGCTTGAGGTGGCTGATCGAGCTGAAGCCGGTACCGAAATCATCCAGCGCGAAGCGTACGCCCTGCTTGCGCAGGCTCTGCATGAACTTGCGCACCGAGTGCAGGCTGTCGATCTCGCTGGTCTCGGTGACCTCGAAGATCAGGCGCGAGGCGATCCCTGGCGAACCCGCGATCATCCCGTCGATCAGCTTCAGCGAGTCCGGATCCTGCAGCGTCGCGGTCGACAGGTTGACCGTCAGTGCCACTCGCGAAGCCGGCGGCAGCGTTGCAAGGAAGCGCACTGCGCGCGCCACTACCCACAAATCGATCTTGGGCATCATGCCGACGCGCTCGGCCAGCGGCACGAACACCGACGGGCTGATCACCTGGCCGTCGCGGTTGACCATCCGGATCAGCAGCTCGAACAAGGCCTCGCCAGTGCCCTGCTGATGCAGCCGCCAGCCCTGCGCGCGCAGCGCCTCCTCGCTGGCATTGCGGATCTCGCGCACTGGCAGGATCGGCTGGGTCAGCAGGCGGAAGCGATCCTCGTGCAAGGCCTCCTTGAGGCGCACGATCCAGCCGGCGTCCAGTTCGCGCGCGATCCGCGCGTCGTTGCCGGCGACATAGATCTGGGTCTGGTCGCGGCCGCGGCGCTTGGCATCCTGGCAGGCCAGGCGGGCGTGCTCGATCACGTACTCGGCGCTGGGCGCCTCTCCGGACAGGATCCCGACACCGACCGAGGCGGTCACCGGAACCTGGCGTCCGGACAGCGGGAAGTGCACCTGCTTGAGCAACTCGCGCAGGCTGTCGGCGATGGTGAACAGGTTCTCCAGCTGCACCCCGGACAGCAACAGCGCGTAGTGATCGCTCTCCAGCCGCGCGAGCAGATCGTCGTGCCGCAGCCGCTGCGACAGCAGTTGGCCGACATCGACCAGCACGCGATCCGCGGCCTGCTGGCCGGCGCTGTCGGCGATGGTATTGAAGCGATCGATGTCGATGTACAGCAGCGCCGAATAGCCGCCGCGCTCGCGCCGTCGCTCGAGTTCGGTCGACAGGGTCTGGATCAGGTAACGCCGGTTGGCCAGCCCGGTGAGCTGGTCGTGCTGCAGCTCCCAACGCAGCTTGTCGGTGCTCTTGCGCTCGGAGATGTTGCGGAACACCACCACGCTGCCCTCGCGGCGGCCCTGGATCGCCAGCGGCAGCACCGTGCATTCCACCGGCAACGGACTGCTGCCGCGGGTCCAGAACACCGCCTCGTGCGCCTTCAGCTCGGAGCCCTCGGCATAGGCCTGCGCCAGCGCCGACTCCTGCGCACCGATCGACTCGCCGGCCTCCGAGGCATGGTGGATCAACTGGTGCGCCGAGCGCCCGATCAGCGAACGCTCCTCGGTGTACTCCAGCATGCCGAGCGCCGCCGGGTTGGCGAAGGTGATGACGCCCTGGCCATCGACGCCGTAGACGCCATCGCCGACGCTGCGCAGGATGCCGTCGAGCCGGATGCGCTCGGCCTCCACCGACTTCTGCGTCTGGATCGTGCGCGCCAGTGCCTTGATCCGCGCCAGCGTCAGTTCCAGCACCTCGTTCTTGAACATGCATTCCATCGCCCCGGCTTCGAGGCACTTCTTGATCACCGCGTCCTTGTAGCTGCCGGTGATGATCGCGATCGGCATGTTGCGCGAGCTCGGGGTGTGCGCCAGCCGGCGGGTCAGTTCGTCGCCGCTGCCATCCGGCAGGTAGTAGTC
It includes:
- a CDS encoding ABC transporter ATP-binding protein, producing the protein MSTPLLEVRGLQVGFAGDSAHVIDGLDLTIAAGEAVALVGGSGAGKSLVARALVGLLPQGAQWRGGELRWRGERLASPDALRGRRVAYVFQDAASSLHPLRRIGDQLRECLRVHAPGLTGAALRLRIDAALAEVGLDADPRWLRAFPHQLSGGQRQRAMLALTLLPQPELLIADEPTSALDPVLARRVCDLLAGLAAQRGMGLLLISHDLPRVAEYCGRIHHLERGRASLTAPGGLPAAMSRAARQAPASAEGGALIAASDLTLAHAEGPRWPWQAPVLPALRDATLALAAGQRLGVVGGSGSGKSTLARGLLGLLRPRAGGVQWFGRELHALDRATLRRWRPRVQMVFQDPYRSLDPMQRVDAMLDEALALAGTPAVPGARAAAAVAALAAVGLDSSALARYPAQFSGGQRQRLAIARALATAPEVLVCDEATSALDSETQWQILQLLDRLAAARGLALLFISHDLAAVRWLCDELLVLERGQVVEHGAAKELLALPGSMALRALLDALPRNPGLSNSA
- a CDS encoding ABC transporter permease; its protein translation is MTDRRSPTQQVLAAPAVLAPLGLLALLALMAVSAPWWWPYSTWQPAWGQDLLAPGLAHGHWFGTDAIGRDMLARTFAGIGVSLGIGVGAGLLALAAGALVGGVAGYFGGWIDEVLMRANDLLLSLPLMLIAILLIALFEPSMWLLVLVVGGFGSLDAARVLRIEARRLRGAEFMLASQLQGASRWQQWRRHLLPNLLPVALTALGTVVPQAILVESFLAFLGLGPSERVGSLGTLLAEGVQDLQWAPWTLWIPAVALALVLLGFGLAGDALRSGLSRLTGASA
- a CDS encoding EAL domain-containing protein — protein: MSGIVIVESSATLSHLLQRTLSAIKQDVERTLTTYAEASALLAEVEAGTVRFKVMVIGAPARHGADFEALLHQLGEGHAPSLAILILSHEKTPFLSEWLARRRNAFLLLWSNFGRIPAALKELMPPDTGAPEAHPEAPETASRAPAQSPLKVLFVDDSQSVRFAYRQLLENNGFVVDTAASVQEGFAKGQSGAYDLAIVDYYLPDGSGDELTRRLAHTPSSRNMPIAIITGSYKDAVIKKCLEAGAMECMFKNEVLELTLARIKALARTIQTQKSVEAERIRLDGILRSVGDGVYGVDGQGVITFANPAALGMLEYTEERSLIGRSAHQLIHHASEAGESIGAQESALAQAYAEGSELKAHEAVFWTRGSSPLPVECTVLPLAIQGRREGSVVVFRNISERKSTDKLRWELQHDQLTGLANRRYLIQTLSTELERRRERGGYSALLYIDIDRFNTIADSAGQQAADRVLVDVGQLLSQRLRHDDLLARLESDHYALLLSGVQLENLFTIADSLRELLKQVHFPLSGRQVPVTASVGVGILSGEAPSAEYVIEHARLACQDAKRRGRDQTQIYVAGNDARIARELDAGWIVRLKEALHEDRFRLLTQPILPVREIRNASEEALRAQGWRLHQQGTGEALFELLIRMVNRDGQVISPSVFVPLAERVGMMPKIDLWVVARAVRFLATLPPASRVALTVNLSTATLQDPDSLKLIDGMIAGSPGIASRLIFEVTETSEIDSLHSVRKFMQSLRKQGVRFALDDFGTGFSSISHLKHLPVDFVKIEGSLVSDVTESSRDRTMVSSMIALAHALELKVIAEHVDSPHTLSWLADCGADFAQGHFLGEPVRLDEIEFQVLNAPTASA